From the genome of Pukyongia salina, one region includes:
- a CDS encoding M48 family metalloprotease — protein MSRRNTWKIRIFIGLAIVAFAFMRKCASTETNPYTNREQAIALDPQEEIMLGVQSAPQMAAQHGGLYPDESLQAYVDRVGDKLVRNSVAAESPYQYEFHLLTDDQTINAFALPGGQIFITYALFEKLNEDQLAGVLGHEIGHVLGRHSSERIANTEFWQTVSQGANVGANAGDLIAGIGQNTLLTNGRGDELESDDLGVLIMMNAGYDPYEMIRVMEILKEAAGPNRAPEFQSTHPDPDNRIERIREAIEKYGG, from the coding sequence ATGAGTAGGAGAAATACTTGGAAAATTAGAATTTTCATAGGCCTGGCCATCGTAGCCTTTGCCTTCATGCGAAAATGTGCGAGTACTGAAACTAATCCCTACACTAACAGAGAGCAAGCGATCGCTCTGGATCCTCAAGAGGAAATTATGCTAGGTGTGCAAAGTGCACCTCAAATGGCCGCTCAACATGGCGGACTTTATCCCGACGAAAGCTTACAGGCTTATGTGGACCGTGTAGGTGATAAGCTTGTAAGAAACAGTGTGGCAGCCGAAAGCCCATATCAATACGAATTTCATTTATTGACAGACGATCAGACCATCAACGCATTTGCGCTACCCGGTGGCCAGATCTTTATAACTTATGCCTTATTCGAAAAGCTGAACGAAGATCAGCTGGCCGGAGTACTGGGCCACGAGATAGGTCATGTACTGGGGAGGCATTCTTCTGAGAGAATTGCCAATACCGAATTTTGGCAAACTGTGTCTCAAGGTGCAAATGTAGGAGCCAATGCCGGAGATCTTATCGCAGGAATTGGCCAGAATACACTGCTTACAAACGGCCGTGGTGATGAACTTGAGAGTGATGACCTCGGCGTCCTTATCATGATGAACGCCGGATACGATCCGTATGAAATGATAAGAGTAATGGAAATTCTGAAAGAAGCTGCAGGTCCCAACAGGGCTCCCGAATTTCAATCAACTCATCCCGATCCGGATAACAGAATTGAACGAATAAGAGAAGCCATTGAAAAATATGGTGGATAA
- the gpmI gene encoding 2,3-bisphosphoglycerate-independent phosphoglycerate mutase: protein MNKKVLLLILDGWGITQDPTVSAIARANTPYIDSLYDRFPHASLRTDGLNVGLPEGQMGNSEVGHMNLGAGRIVYQDLAKISLAIENNTLKDEKTLSDAFQYAIDNNKKVHFLGLLSDGGVHSHIDHLKGLLSTAQQQGVKNMYVHAFTDGRDVDPRSGAGYIQSLQEYLKVTGGKLASIIGRYYAMDRDKRWERVKEAYDLLIYGKGNPSENANSSILESYDMGITDEFLRPIVMTENGNPVATITENDVVIFFNFRTDRGRQLTQVLTQEDFPDFVMKKLPLYYVTLTNYDDSFQGVKVVYNKDNLHDTLGEVLSRNKKSQIRIAETEKYPHVTFFFNGGREIPFDGERRILCPSPKVATYDLKPEMSAFDIRDKIIPEIEKQSADFICLNFANPDMVGHTGDFDAAVKACETVDRCSHDIVETALQQGYTTIVIADHGNCETMRNPDGSPHTSHTTNPVPIIVADNDIKAVKDGILGDIAPTILKLMGIEKPDVMSRESLV, encoded by the coding sequence ATGAACAAGAAAGTACTGCTTCTCATTCTGGATGGATGGGGAATTACACAGGATCCAACTGTATCGGCTATCGCCAGGGCAAATACCCCTTATATAGATTCACTTTACGATCGATTTCCACACGCATCACTTCGAACCGATGGATTGAACGTAGGCCTTCCCGAAGGACAAATGGGTAATAGTGAAGTGGGGCACATGAACTTGGGCGCGGGTCGTATTGTGTACCAGGATCTGGCAAAGATCAGCCTTGCGATCGAGAATAATACGCTGAAGGATGAAAAGACGCTTTCCGATGCTTTCCAGTACGCAATAGATAATAATAAGAAAGTTCATTTTCTCGGCCTTTTATCAGACGGTGGTGTACATTCTCATATAGACCATTTAAAAGGTTTATTATCCACCGCCCAGCAACAGGGTGTGAAAAATATGTACGTTCATGCCTTTACCGATGGTAGAGATGTTGACCCGCGGTCGGGAGCAGGATACATACAATCCTTACAGGAGTATTTAAAGGTTACAGGAGGGAAACTGGCTTCCATAATTGGTCGATATTACGCCATGGACAGGGATAAACGATGGGAACGTGTTAAAGAGGCGTACGATCTGTTGATCTATGGTAAAGGGAATCCTTCCGAAAACGCCAATTCGAGCATTTTAGAAAGCTATGATATGGGAATTACAGACGAATTCCTCAGACCCATCGTGATGACGGAAAACGGAAATCCGGTGGCCACCATTACAGAAAATGACGTAGTGATCTTCTTTAATTTCCGAACAGACCGGGGAAGACAACTAACACAGGTACTTACACAGGAAGACTTTCCAGATTTTGTAATGAAAAAACTTCCGCTTTACTATGTTACACTCACTAATTACGACGATTCGTTTCAAGGCGTTAAGGTGGTGTACAATAAGGATAATCTGCACGACACGCTCGGCGAAGTATTGTCGCGGAACAAGAAATCTCAGATCCGTATCGCCGAAACTGAAAAATATCCACACGTGACCTTCTTCTTCAACGGAGGGCGGGAAATACCTTTTGATGGAGAACGCCGAATTCTATGCCCCTCTCCTAAAGTGGCCACCTACGACCTCAAACCGGAAATGAGCGCTTTCGATATTAGGGATAAGATCATACCGGAGATCGAAAAACAATCGGCCGACTTTATTTGCCTGAACTTTGCAAACCCCGATATGGTGGGGCACACAGGCGACTTCGATGCTGCCGTTAAAGCCTGTGAGACCGTAGACCGATGCAGTCACGATATCGTGGAAACGGCGCTTCAGCAAGGCTATACAACCATTGTTATTGCAGATCATGGCAATTGCGAGACCATGCGTAATCCCGACGGTTCTCCGCATACTTCGCATACCACCAATCCGGTACCTATTATCGTTGCAGACAACGACATTAAGGCTGTAAAAGATGGGATCCTGGGCGATATTGCGCCAACAATCCTGAAATTGATGGGGATCGAAAAACCGGATGTAATGTCGCGGGAATCGCTTGTCTAA
- a CDS encoding M15 family metallopeptidase: protein MKRSNFLKTCFYSGLGLAMLPQYSFIQEQTLYTRDQLIGKGNPDIVGDSYTTRMHKDSLLWFKRMQAAAEKVGIRIESVSSYRSFERQKQIYEGKYDRYTAQGLSPEAALEKIIEYSTIPGTSRHHWGTDIDIIDANAPRPRNLLVPDHYHGNGPYCKLKDWMDEFAESFGFYEVFTDNPHRKGFAYEPWHFSYAPVSKPMLKAYREMDVKQLLRDMEIKGSKYFTDEFIERYISENILDINPDLL from the coding sequence ATGAAGCGTTCCAATTTTCTAAAAACATGTTTTTATTCCGGCCTGGGGTTAGCAATGCTTCCACAATATTCTTTTATTCAGGAACAAACATTATATACCCGTGATCAACTTATTGGAAAAGGAAATCCAGACATCGTGGGCGACTCCTACACCACAAGAATGCATAAGGATTCTCTTCTTTGGTTTAAACGCATGCAGGCTGCCGCCGAGAAAGTTGGAATTAGAATTGAATCTGTTTCTTCCTATAGAAGTTTCGAGCGACAAAAGCAGATCTATGAAGGAAAGTACGATCGGTACACAGCACAAGGCTTATCACCTGAAGCAGCTTTAGAAAAGATCATTGAGTATTCTACCATTCCCGGAACCTCCCGCCATCACTGGGGCACCGATATAGATATAATAGACGCCAACGCACCCAGACCAAGGAATCTGCTAGTACCAGATCACTATCACGGTAATGGACCGTATTGCAAATTAAAGGATTGGATGGATGAATTTGCAGAGTCCTTCGGGTTTTATGAGGTCTTTACCGATAACCCGCATCGAAAGGGATTTGCATACGAACCCTGGCATTTCAGTTATGCGCCGGTTTCAAAACCAATGCTGAAAGCATACAGGGAAATGGATGTAAAGCAATTACTTAGAGATATGGAAATCAAGGGTTCGAAATATTTTACCGATGAATTTATTGAGAGGTATATTTCTGAAAATATATTGGACATCAACCCCGATCTTTTGTAA
- the pepE gene encoding dipeptidase PepE, with product MKNLIVASTSTIHGEAYLEYLLGAVSELYKNTSEILFIPYARPGGISHDEYTSKANEAFRKINKTLKGIHSYEDPIDAIQKANGIFTGGGNTFLLVKMLHDLGLLSTLRAAIFDGTPYLGTSAGSNICGVNMQTTNDMPIVYPPSFKTLGVIPFNINPHYLDPDPSSTHMGETRETRIKEFHTQNTIPVVGLREGSWLEVRGDKVVLRGNHSCRVFVKDNIPYEINSGTEIDNL from the coding sequence ATGAAGAATTTGATCGTTGCGAGTACTTCTACTATTCACGGTGAAGCATATCTGGAATATTTGCTCGGTGCTGTTTCAGAACTATATAAAAATACTTCCGAAATCCTGTTTATCCCCTATGCAAGACCGGGAGGTATAAGTCATGATGAATATACCTCCAAGGCAAATGAAGCCTTCAGAAAAATTAACAAGACCCTAAAAGGCATCCACAGTTATGAAGATCCTATAGATGCTATACAAAAGGCGAATGGTATCTTCACTGGAGGGGGCAACACCTTTTTGCTTGTAAAAATGCTGCATGATCTGGGCCTGTTGTCCACTCTGCGTGCTGCTATATTCGACGGAACACCTTATCTTGGCACGAGTGCCGGTAGTAACATTTGCGGTGTTAATATGCAAACAACAAACGATATGCCTATTGTTTATCCACCTTCTTTTAAAACATTAGGTGTTATCCCGTTTAATATTAATCCTCATTATCTGGATCCCGATCCGTCGAGTACTCACATGGGGGAGACCCGTGAAACCAGGATCAAGGAGTTTCATACACAAAATACGATCCCCGTGGTTGGACTGCGAGAAGGTAGTTGGCTTGAAGTTCGCGGTGATAAAGTGGTATTACGTGGAAATCACTCATGCAGGGTCTTTGTGAAAGATAATATCCCATATGAAATTAATAGCGGCACCGAAATTGATAATCTGTAA